In Saccharothrix syringae, the following are encoded in one genomic region:
- a CDS encoding ABC transporter permease: protein MLLAQARTEAVLTLRNGEQVLLTVLIPVALLVAMSLMAVIPVPEPRVASATARVLALAVISSAFTGQAIALGFDRRYGVLKRLAATALPRWLLVAGRVTAGLAVVAVQVVIIAVVALLLGWDLPPATGLLWTAALLLLGSLSFGALGVLLGGALRAEIVLALANIAWFALLLVGGVALGADTLPTWLGVIVAALPSAALAEGLHTTLVDGAAPGLAQVFVLLIWGAAAAALATRTTRLG, encoded by the coding sequence ATGCTGCTCGCCCAGGCCCGCACCGAAGCCGTCCTCACCCTGCGCAACGGCGAACAGGTCCTGCTGACCGTGCTCATCCCGGTCGCCCTCCTGGTCGCGATGAGCCTCATGGCCGTCATCCCGGTGCCCGAACCACGCGTGGCCTCGGCCACCGCCCGCGTCCTCGCCCTGGCCGTCATCTCCTCCGCGTTCACCGGCCAGGCCATCGCCCTCGGCTTCGACCGCCGCTACGGCGTGCTCAAGCGGCTCGCCGCCACCGCGCTGCCCCGCTGGCTCCTCGTCGCCGGCCGGGTGACCGCGGGCCTCGCCGTCGTCGCCGTCCAGGTCGTGATCATCGCCGTGGTCGCGCTGCTCCTGGGCTGGGACCTCCCGCCCGCCACCGGCCTGCTGTGGACCGCCGCGCTGCTCCTGCTCGGCTCCCTGTCCTTCGGCGCCCTCGGCGTCCTGCTCGGCGGCGCCCTGCGCGCCGAGATCGTCCTCGCCCTGGCCAACATCGCCTGGTTCGCGCTCCTGCTCGTCGGCGGCGTCGCCCTCGGCGCCGACACCCTGCCGACCTGGCTGGGCGTGATCGTGGCCGCACTTCCCTCCGCCGCCCTCGCCGAGGGCCTCCACACCACCCTCGTCGACGGCGCCGCACCCGGCCTCGCCCAGGTGTTCGTGCTGCTCATCTGGGGTGCCGCCGCCGCGGCCCTGGCCACCAGGACCACCCGGCTCGGCTGA
- a CDS encoding COX15/CtaA family protein encodes MPPWFTTFLSRFQRAFAVAVVIAQGGIAVTGSIVRVTGSGLGCPTWPQCFEGSLVPTPHPEVAWLHQWVEFGNRTLTGVVGVIAALCVLAAWFDRPRRRRVLVLGLVQFGGVVLQAVIGGITVLTGLLWWTVSVHFLVSMLLVWFAVLLVASLGEGDEPARPLVPRPLLALQVVQAVTLGLLLLAGTFVTAAGPHAGDSDTPRLDAPVDTLSQLHADLLFLFLGMLVALGFALKGHPVPRRPYRVLVGVVLAQGTLGLVQYWTGVPEVLVSLHVLGAGAVVVATAALWVSTRERPRAAHLAEDGLRSQTAGSSVASHA; translated from the coding sequence GTGCCCCCCTGGTTCACCACCTTCCTCAGCCGGTTCCAGCGCGCCTTCGCCGTCGCCGTGGTGATCGCCCAGGGCGGCATCGCGGTCACCGGCTCCATCGTCCGCGTCACCGGCTCCGGCCTCGGCTGCCCCACCTGGCCCCAGTGCTTCGAGGGCAGCCTCGTGCCCACCCCGCACCCCGAGGTCGCCTGGCTGCACCAGTGGGTCGAGTTCGGCAACCGCACCCTCACCGGCGTGGTCGGCGTCATCGCCGCCCTCTGCGTGCTCGCCGCCTGGTTCGACCGGCCCCGCCGCCGGCGCGTGCTCGTCCTCGGGCTCGTCCAGTTCGGCGGCGTCGTGCTCCAGGCCGTCATCGGCGGCATCACCGTGCTCACCGGCCTGCTCTGGTGGACCGTGTCCGTGCACTTCCTGGTCTCGATGCTGCTCGTCTGGTTCGCCGTCCTGCTCGTCGCCTCCCTCGGCGAGGGCGACGAACCCGCCCGGCCCCTCGTGCCCCGACCGCTGCTGGCCCTCCAGGTCGTGCAGGCGGTCACCCTCGGCCTGCTGCTGCTGGCCGGCACCTTCGTCACCGCCGCCGGACCGCACGCCGGCGACTCGGACACCCCGCGCCTCGACGCACCCGTGGACACCCTGTCCCAGCTGCACGCCGACCTGCTGTTCCTGTTCCTCGGCATGCTCGTCGCCCTGGGCTTCGCGCTCAAGGGCCACCCGGTCCCCCGCCGCCCCTACCGCGTCCTCGTCGGCGTCGTGCTCGCGCAGGGCACCCTCGGCCTGGTCCAGTACTGGACCGGCGTGCCCGAGGTGCTGGTCTCCCTGCACGTCCTGGGCGCCGGCGCCGTCGTGGTCGCCACCGCCGCCCTGTGGGTGTCCACCCGCGAACGGCCCCGCGCCGCTCACCTCGCCGAGGACGGCCTCCGGTCCCAGACCGCCGGCAGCTCCGTCGCCAGCCACGCGTAG
- a CDS encoding GbsR/MarR family transcriptional regulator, which translates to MSVGRETRLSAWIERFAAHFEKEGFPLIGGRILGYLLVCQPSERTAAELSQELEASSGSISTNLKFLVNQGLVTKRTRRGRQAAQYRINEKRWGDLVRAKLDALVSVRDLTEAGMRLMSGDPERAVRLRAVDDLYAWLATELPAVWDRRPSSAR; encoded by the coding sequence GTGAGCGTCGGACGGGAAACCCGGCTGTCCGCGTGGATCGAGCGGTTCGCGGCGCACTTCGAGAAGGAGGGCTTCCCGCTGATCGGGGGCCGCATCCTGGGCTACCTGCTGGTGTGCCAGCCCAGCGAGCGCACGGCCGCCGAGCTGTCGCAGGAGCTGGAGGCGAGCAGCGGCTCGATCAGCACGAACCTGAAGTTCCTGGTCAACCAGGGCCTGGTGACCAAGCGGACCCGGCGCGGCAGGCAGGCGGCGCAGTACCGCATCAACGAGAAGCGGTGGGGTGACCTGGTGCGGGCCAAGCTGGACGCGCTGGTGAGCGTGCGGGACCTGACCGAGGCGGGGATGCGGCTGATGAGCGGCGACCCGGAGCGGGCGGTGCGGTTGCGCGCGGTGGACGACCTCTACGCGTGGCTGGCGACGGAGCTGCCGGCGGTCTGGGACCGGAGGCCGTCCTCGGCGAGGTGA
- a CDS encoding DUF742 domain-containing protein codes for MSRDQDPGGSSEQAFAELLNGFSLDSRRRRPARREEPEPAPRAADAADPADTKPHRPVFDDEDDFGYPREEAASIVRAYSWTGGRTTSAYQLEIETLVSAVDWDYPGAMKAEYHEVINLVGRPRSVAEVAALLRLPLGVAKVLLGDMAERGLIDVHDTASTDQPDLGLMERVLAGLRRL; via the coding sequence ATGAGCCGCGACCAAGACCCGGGCGGATCGTCGGAGCAGGCTTTCGCGGAGCTGCTGAACGGGTTCAGCCTGGACTCCCGCCGGCGCAGACCGGCCCGGCGGGAGGAACCGGAGCCCGCACCCCGTGCCGCCGACGCCGCCGACCCCGCCGACACCAAGCCCCACCGGCCGGTGTTCGACGACGAGGACGACTTCGGGTACCCGCGCGAGGAGGCGGCCTCGATCGTCCGCGCCTACTCGTGGACCGGTGGCCGCACCACCTCGGCCTACCAGCTGGAGATCGAGACGCTGGTGTCCGCGGTGGACTGGGACTACCCGGGTGCGATGAAGGCCGAGTACCACGAGGTCATCAACCTGGTGGGCCGCCCGCGCTCGGTGGCGGAGGTCGCGGCCCTGCTGCGCCTGCCGCTGGGCGTGGCCAAGGTCCTGCTGGGCGACATGGCCGAGCGCGGCCTGATCGACGTCCACGACACCGCCTCCACCGACCAGCCCGACCTGGGCCTGATGGAACGCGTCCTGGCCGGCCTCCGCCGCCTGTAA
- a CDS encoding roadblock/LC7 domain-containing protein yields the protein MSSQRTRQVDQFGWLVGNFADRVPGVAHAVVISVDGLLLTASNGLPDDRADQLAAIAAGVASLTESASRCFDGGGVLRSVIEMEHGIMLLMSIRDGSCLAVLAAPDADVGQVAYEMTVVVDQVGQLLTPELRAQLHGAKRMMARPSA from the coding sequence ATGAGCTCGCAGAGGACCAGGCAGGTCGACCAGTTCGGCTGGTTGGTCGGCAACTTCGCGGACCGCGTGCCGGGGGTGGCGCACGCGGTCGTCATCTCGGTGGACGGCCTGCTGCTCACCGCGTCCAACGGCCTGCCCGACGACCGCGCGGACCAGCTGGCCGCGATCGCGGCCGGGGTGGCGAGCCTGACCGAGTCGGCGTCGCGCTGCTTCGACGGCGGCGGCGTGCTCCGGTCGGTGATCGAGATGGAGCACGGCATCATGCTGCTGATGTCGATCCGGGACGGCTCCTGCCTGGCGGTGCTCGCCGCGCCGGACGCCGACGTCGGCCAGGTCGCCTACGAGATGACCGTGGTGGTCGACCAGGTCGGCCAGCTCCTCACCCCCGAGCTGCGCGCCCAGCTCCACGGCGCGAAGCGGATGATGGCCCGCCCGTCGGCGTGA
- a CDS encoding sensor histidine kinase: MTGDNNARRQWWTAVADWRNWRLPIKLAAVLAVPVLVAVGAGLVQIRGYVKSADNYAAMQRLVTLRAGLDPVIEGVQAERAMAARREEGAGVNAADFRDLPRATDTAAAGLKNLVERARLGEVAAARFRDVVVQLDGLPQLRDRVITGSVDLQGAVGGYTVVLRALMDFDQAMVGDFGDSALSGTATALHHLAMAAEQVSWQHATVLVGISRGSLVDVERTLLAQSLTRMQDKLADFSAVATTQQQGEYRTAVSGPDVDTRNRLVLQVRDDPRSVADRVPVEQWDSGSEGTLKQLGVVLRVLEAQLDSAAARLQDSTSDLAGAASVILLASLVAAAGIGFVVGSYLLRSLRALRTSALDVAEHRLPALVAQLREDASHDVTVEPVPVDTREELGQLARAFDAVHRQAVSSAAEQAELRAAMRNAFINLSRRSQGLVERQLRLMEELERQEENPEQLANLFKLDNLATRMRRNNENLMVLSGSDVARRFTRPVPLGDVLRAAASEIEQYQRVVVQATPSVEVVGYAAGDLVRLVAELLDNATAFSPPRTQVLVGGRARPGGGVLVDVLDQGVGMSDEDLAQANRRIALAAAEDSGELTVSRQLGLYVVGRLAGRHGIEVVLREQGDGLRAVVALPADLVRAVGGAPAPRSAAGDRRPQPSGAVNGAPAANGTRLSPAAGTQLPASQLPASQLPTSPGPSTGPQPPLPSRDPQSPLPARDPQPPLPPRVPPTDPKTPARVSSTGPQPALPPRVSSTGPQPLLMPPSVPPLPPAVPLEEDGWAPFRGRTTETSTTNGSAPAAPAPAPRRNGSTWFGGTPVPPGPAEPARHRAPEDHERGEAPVTENPSGLPKRRPRTNLVSERPGAPDAVAPVRRDPQATRGFLASYQTGVRQAELESGENRAGQENNG; this comes from the coding sequence GTGACTGGCGACAACAACGCGCGCCGGCAGTGGTGGACCGCTGTCGCGGACTGGCGGAATTGGCGCCTGCCGATCAAGCTCGCGGCCGTGCTGGCCGTGCCGGTGCTCGTCGCGGTGGGCGCGGGCCTGGTGCAGATCCGCGGTTACGTGAAGAGCGCGGACAATTACGCTGCGATGCAACGACTGGTGACCCTGCGCGCCGGGCTCGACCCCGTGATCGAGGGCGTGCAGGCCGAGCGGGCGATGGCCGCGCGGCGCGAGGAGGGCGCCGGCGTGAACGCCGCGGACTTCCGCGACCTCCCGCGCGCCACCGACACCGCCGCGGCCGGCCTGAAGAACCTGGTCGAGCGCGCCAGGCTCGGCGAGGTGGCCGCCGCGCGCTTCCGGGACGTCGTGGTGCAGCTCGACGGCCTGCCCCAGCTGCGCGACCGGGTGATCACCGGCAGCGTCGACCTCCAGGGCGCCGTCGGCGGCTACACCGTGGTGCTGCGCGCCCTGATGGACTTCGACCAGGCCATGGTCGGCGACTTCGGCGACTCCGCCCTGTCCGGCACCGCCACCGCGCTGCACCACCTGGCCATGGCCGCCGAGCAGGTGTCCTGGCAGCACGCCACCGTGCTCGTGGGCATCAGCCGCGGCTCGCTGGTCGACGTCGAGCGCACCCTCCTGGCGCAGTCGCTGACCCGCATGCAGGACAAGCTCGCCGACTTCTCCGCGGTCGCCACGACCCAGCAGCAGGGCGAGTACCGGACCGCGGTGTCCGGCCCGGACGTGGACACCCGCAACCGGCTGGTGCTCCAGGTGCGCGACGACCCGCGCTCGGTCGCCGACCGGGTGCCCGTCGAGCAGTGGGACAGCGGCTCCGAGGGCACCCTCAAGCAGCTCGGCGTCGTGCTGCGGGTCCTGGAGGCCCAGCTCGACTCCGCCGCCGCCCGCCTGCAGGACAGCACCAGCGACCTGGCGGGCGCGGCCTCGGTGATCCTGCTCGCCTCGCTGGTCGCGGCGGCCGGCATCGGGTTCGTGGTCGGCAGCTACCTGCTGCGCTCCCTGCGCGCGCTGCGCACCTCCGCGCTGGACGTGGCCGAGCACCGGCTGCCCGCGCTGGTCGCGCAGCTGCGCGAGGACGCCTCGCACGACGTCACCGTCGAGCCCGTGCCCGTGGACACCCGGGAGGAGCTGGGCCAGCTCGCCCGCGCGTTCGACGCGGTGCACCGGCAGGCGGTCAGCTCCGCGGCCGAGCAGGCCGAGCTGCGCGCCGCCATGCGCAACGCGTTCATCAACCTGTCCCGCCGCAGCCAGGGCCTGGTCGAGCGGCAGCTCCGGCTGATGGAGGAGCTGGAGCGGCAGGAGGAGAACCCCGAGCAGCTGGCGAACCTGTTCAAGCTGGACAACCTCGCCACCCGGATGCGCCGCAACAACGAGAACCTGATGGTGCTCTCCGGCAGCGACGTGGCCCGCCGCTTCACCCGCCCGGTGCCGCTGGGCGACGTGCTGCGCGCCGCCGCGTCCGAGATCGAGCAGTACCAGCGGGTCGTCGTGCAGGCCACGCCGTCGGTCGAGGTGGTCGGCTACGCGGCCGGCGACCTGGTGCGGCTGGTGGCCGAGCTGCTGGACAACGCGACCGCGTTCTCGCCGCCGCGCACCCAGGTCCTGGTCGGCGGCCGGGCCCGGCCGGGCGGCGGCGTGCTGGTCGACGTGCTCGACCAGGGCGTCGGCATGTCCGACGAGGACCTGGCGCAGGCCAACCGCCGGATCGCGCTGGCCGCTGCGGAGGACTCCGGCGAGCTGACGGTGTCCCGCCAGCTCGGCCTGTACGTGGTGGGCCGGCTCGCCGGGCGCCACGGCATCGAGGTGGTGCTGCGCGAGCAGGGCGACGGGCTGCGCGCGGTGGTGGCGCTGCCCGCCGACCTGGTCCGGGCGGTCGGCGGCGCGCCCGCGCCCCGGTCCGCCGCCGGTGACCGGCGCCCGCAGCCGTCCGGTGCGGTCAACGGGGCGCCCGCCGCCAACGGGACGCGGTTGTCGCCCGCCGCCGGGACGCAGCTCCCGGCCTCGCAGCTCCCGGCCTCGCAGCTCCCCACCTCGCCGGGCCCGTCGACCGGCCCGCAACCGCCGCTGCCCTCGCGCGACCCCCAGTCGCCGCTGCCGGCGCGCGACCCCCAGCCACCACTGCCCCCGCGGGTGCCCCCGACCGATCCCAAGACCCCCGCGCGGGTGTCGTCGACCGGTCCGCAGCCGGCGCTGCCCCCGCGCGTGTCCTCGACCGGCCCGCAGCCGCTGCTCATGCCGCCGTCCGTGCCGCCGCTGCCGCCCGCCGTGCCGCTGGAGGAGGACGGCTGGGCGCCGTTCCGCGGCCGGACCACCGAGACGTCGACCACCAACGGGTCGGCACCCGCGGCACCGGCCCCCGCGCCCCGGCGCAACGGGTCGACCTGGTTCGGCGGCACCCCGGTGCCGCCCGGACCCGCCGAGCCGGCGCGCCACCGCGCGCCGGAAGACCACGAGCGCGGGGAGGCGCCCGTGACCGAGAACCCGTCGGGACTGCCGAAGAGGCGGCCCCGCACCAACCTGGTGTCCGAACGGCCGGGCGCACCCGACGCGGTGGCACCCGTCCGGAGGGATCCGCAGGCGACACGCGGGTTCCTCGCCAGCTACCAGACCGGTGTCCGGCAGGCTGAGCTGGAGTCCGGGGAGAACCGAGCTGGGCAGGAGAACAACGGATGA
- a CDS encoding DUF485 domain-containing protein → MTKAILPPTDSRHARGGRGFATFDDPPAPLLVDESGEPDFTALRDSADFRELRRRAAIFVVPATCGFLLWYLGYVALSAYLPEFMATRVYGVVNIGLLFGLLQFATTVGLTLAYARYARRRLDPQVAAVRSLVGEERA, encoded by the coding sequence ATGACGAAGGCGATCCTGCCTCCGACGGATTCGAGACACGCCCGCGGCGGGCGCGGCTTCGCGACTTTCGACGACCCGCCCGCGCCGCTGTTGGTCGACGAGTCCGGCGAACCCGATTTCACCGCGCTGCGCGACAGCGCCGATTTCCGCGAGCTGCGCCGCCGGGCCGCGATCTTCGTCGTACCGGCGACGTGCGGGTTCCTGCTCTGGTACCTGGGGTACGTGGCGTTGTCGGCGTACCTGCCGGAGTTCATGGCCACGCGGGTCTACGGGGTGGTCAACATCGGCCTGCTGTTCGGCCTGCTCCAGTTCGCCACCACCGTCGGGCTGACCCTGGCCTACGCCCGCTACGCGCGGCGGCGGCTGGACCCGCAGGTCGCCGCGGTCCGCTCGCTGGTCGGCGAGGAGCGCGCCTGA